One window from the genome of Bacillus rossius redtenbacheri isolate Brsri chromosome 17, Brsri_v3, whole genome shotgun sequence encodes:
- the LOC134540789 gene encoding uncharacterized protein LOC134540789 yields the protein MWGLVLLCAAAAGLDGQDVTSGSRELTSPLTTAAPSPGCACPSVHCGSCSLQRGACCQLCCRQPCSCAGLDCVRCNGTTPCCQLCCQRGPARDPQPPGYASLLAAGGQLVLPNLTVVLSQPRVVISQPQVVLRAQPRAPALCCSVDQPARCSVYGCEQGRSAVTCGPQCVLGTPLAPRCSPLVSWPYLACAQGWPSLDTV from the exons ATGTGGGGACTGGTGCTGCTGTGCGCGGCGGCCGCGGGCCTCGACGGCCAGGATGTGACCTCTGGGAGCCGGGAGCTGACCTCGCCGCTGACCACCGCCGCGCCCAGCCCGGGCTGCGCCTGCCCCAGCGTGCACTGCGGCTCCTGCTCGCTGCAGCGGGGTGCCTGCTGCCAGCTGTGCTGCCGGCAGCCCTGCAGCTGCGCGGGGCTGGACTGCGTGCGCTGCAACGGCACCACGCCGTGCTGCCAGCTGTGCTGCCAGCGAGGGCCCGCCCGCGACCCCCAG CCGCCGGGTTACGCCTCGCTGCTGGCGGCCGGAGGACAGCTGGTGCTGCCCAACCTGACGGTGGTGCTGAGCCAGCCGCGGGTGGTGATCAGCCAGCCCCAGGTGGTGCTGAGGGCACAGCCGCGCGCGCCGGCGCTGTGCTGCAGCGTGGACCAGCCGGCGCGCTGCTCCGTGTACGGCTGCGAGCAGGGGCGCAGCGCAGTCACGTGCGGCCCGCAGTGCGTGCTGGGGACACCCCTGGCGCCGCGCTGCTCGCCGCTGGTCTCCTGGCCCTACCTGGCCTGCGCGCAGGGCTGGCCAAGCCTCGACACCGTCTAG